One region of Cottoperca gobio chromosome 19, fCotGob3.1, whole genome shotgun sequence genomic DNA includes:
- the LOC115024567 gene encoding LOW QUALITY PROTEIN: sphingomyelin synthase-related protein 1-like (The sequence of the model RefSeq protein was modified relative to this genomic sequence to represent the inferred CDS: deleted 1 base in 1 codon), which translates to MVDHEFPLPAGPDCLFNPTCPLLDSFFERSHGQIIDLNSASLQSEEAMTQLSVRRWTPKHVAKWLREEGFCDYVDLLCNKHRLDGTSLLALSEYDLRSPPLELKVLGDIKRLMVSIRKLQKQNIDVLEELGLPFDGHSPTGSGGSLDWLCNGDTGRDCDSTDTAPVGEEYHQYTNGKYKQQARRLDPEYWKTVLSSIYVVFVFGFTSFVMVIVHERVPDMRTYPPLPDIFLDSVPRIPWAFAMAEACGVILCNIWLLVLLLHKHRSILLRRMCSLMGTVFMLRCITMFVTSLSVPGQHLQCSGKMYGDTWAKLQRAVAIWSGFGMTLTGVHTCGDYMFSGHTVVITLLNFFVTEYTPRSWNFIHTLSWVLNLFGIFFILAAHEHYSIDVFIAFYITTRLFLYYHTLANTRAYQQSRRARIWFPMFSFFECNVNGPVPNEYCWPFSRPTVMRRLIG; encoded by the exons ATGGTAGATCATGAG TTCCCTTTGCCGGCTGGACCTGACTGTCTCTTTAAT CCAACTTGTCCTCTGCTTGATAGCTTCTTTGAAAGGAGCCATGGTCAAATTATAGACTTAAATTCTGCAAG cCTTCAGAGTGAGGAGGCGATGACCCAACTGAGTGTCCGTCGCTGGACACCCAAACACGTCGCCAAGTGGCTGAGGGAAGAAGGCTTCTGTGACTATGTGGACCTGCTGTGCAACAAGCACCGACTGGACGGCACTAGTCTGCTCGCCCTCAGCGAGTATGACCTCCGCTCACCACCTCTGGAGCTCAAGGTGCTGGGGGACATCAAGCGGCTGATGGTGTCCATCCGCAAACTACAGAAACAGAACATTGACGTGTTGGAAGAGCTGGGTCTTCCCTTTGATGGCCACTCTCCCACAGGCTCCGGAGGTAGTTTGGACTGGCTGTGTAACGGAGACACAGGCAGAGACTGTGACAGCACTGACACAGCACCAGTGGGAGAGGAGTATCACCAGTACACTAATGGGAAGTACAAGCAGCAGGCGAGGCGCCTGGATCCAGAGTATTGGAAGACGGTGCTAAGCTCCATCTatgtggtgtttgtgtttgggtTCACGTCCTTTGTCATGGTCATAGTGCACGAGAGGGTGCCTGACATGCGCACATACCCTCCACTGCCAGATATTTTCCTAGACAG TGTGCCTAGAATACCTTGGGCCTTTGCCATGGCTGAAGCATGTGGAGTGATCCTCTGTAATATCTGGTTGCTGGTTCTGCTGCTCCATAAACACAG GTCAATCCTTTTGCGGCGCATGTGCAGCCTTATGGGGACGGTGTTCATGCTGCGCTGTATCACCATGTTTGTCACCTCCCTTTCTGTGCCAGGACAGCACCTGCAATGCTCAGGAAAG ATGTATGGTGACACGTGGGCCAAACTTCAGAGAGCTGTGGCAATCTGGAGCGGTTTTGGGATGACCCTGACAGGAGTGCATACGTGTGGTGACTACATGTTCAGCGGCCACACTGTGGTCATTACCTTGCTCAACTTCTTTGTCACAGAGT ACACTCCACGAAGCTGGAACTTTATTCACACGCTGTCGTGGGTCTTGAATCTCTTCGGCATCTTCTTCATCTTGGCTGCACACGAACACTACTCCATCGACGTGTTCATCGCATTCTACATCACTACCAGACTCTTCCTGTACTACCACACTCTAGCTAACACCAGGGCCTACCAGCAGAGTCGACGAGCTCGCATCTGGTTCcccatgttttccttttttgagTGCAATGTCAACGGGCCCGTCCCTAACGAGTACTGTTGGCCCTTCTCTAGACCGACTGTGATGCGGAGGCTTATTGGATAA
- the LOC115024564 gene encoding dual specificity protein phosphatase 13-like, producing the protein MLGEEIIQISSFRLSCCYVGYVLQRFMQSTMNNLQESNAVSSVTPSLKDLVKVLYGGKRFGNHVDEVWPDLFIGDMSVANDRYSLWKLGITHVVNVAHGRMHCQGSHDFYGSTMDYYGVPADDSPSFDLSRYFFPSAEYIQSALNTAGARVFVHCAVGVSRSASLVLAYLMIHQHYTLLDAINKVKEHRWIFPNRGFLKQLCALDMKTRKIS; encoded by the exons atgttggGAGAGGAAATCATACAAATTAGTAGTTTCAGACTATCATGTTGTTATGTAGGTTATGTACTACAAAGATTCATGCAGTCAACTATGAACAATCTACAGGAAAGTAATGCAGTTTCCAGTGTCACCCCTTCTTTGAAAGACTTGGTAAAGGTTTTATATGGAGGAAAAAGGTTTGGTAATCATGTGGATGAAGTTTGGCCTGACCTATTCATTGGTGACAT GTCAGTGGCAAATGATCGATATAGTCTGTGGAAACTGGGAATCACTCACGTGGTGAATGTAGCTCATGGGAGGATGCACTGTCAGGGGAGTCATGACTTCTATGGCTCCACTATGGATTATTATGGAGTGCCTGCAGATGACTCACCGTCCTTTGACCTCTCTCGCTATTTCTTTCCCTCTGCTGAGTATATTCAGAGTGCACTTAACACGGCTGGTG CTCGGGTTTTTGTCCACTGTGCAGTTGGAGTGAGCAGGTCCGCCTCTCTCGTCCTGGCCTACCTAATGATCCACCAGCATTACACGTTGCTAGATGCCATCAACAAGGTCAAAGAGCACAGATGGATCTTCCCAAACAGAGGATTCCTCAAACAGCTTTGTGCTTTGGATATGAAAACACGCAAGATATCATGA
- the LOC115024566 gene encoding dual specificity protein phosphatase 13-like isoform X3, protein MQDVGFGLKMSQEYLSVKDLQKVLDSCKLHLSQVDEVWPNIYIGNVAVAQNKTSLQKLDDSTHFDLDVYFNPAADFIHKALKTPDAKVLVHCIMGMSRSSTLVLAYLMIYHHLPLKRALQKLIQKRAIYPNRNFLALLLDLDLQLIRKKKTCQIL, encoded by the exons ATGCAAGACGTTGGATTTGGACTTAAAATGTCACAAGAATATCTTAGTGTGAAGGATCTGCAGAAAGTTTTGGACTCATGCAAACTACATCTCAGTCAAGTTGACGAGGTCTGGCCAAACATATACATAGGGAATGT GGCAGTAGCCCAAAACAAGACTTCCTTGCAGAAATTAG ATGACTCGACACACTTTGATCTGGATGTTTACTTCAATCCTGCAGCTGATTTCATTCATAAAGCTCTGAAGACACCTGATG cgAAAGTTCTGGTGCACTGCATCATGGGAATGAGCAGGTCATCGACCTTGGTGTTAGCGTACCTCATGATCTACCATCACCTCCCGCTCAAACGGGCTTTGCAGAAATTGATCCAGAAGAGAGCCATCTACCCCAACAGGAATTTCCTGGCTTTGCTGTTGGATCTGGATCTCCAGCtgataagaaaaaagaaaacatgtcagaTCCTGTAA
- the LOC115024566 gene encoding dual specificity protein phosphatase 13-like isoform X1 yields MQDVGFGLKMSQEYLSVKDLQKVLDSCKLHLSQVDEVWPNIYIGNVAVAQNKTSLQKLGITHVLNAAHSKRGSVGNQSFYGNGFVYCGIPADDSTHFDLDVYFNPAADFIHKALKTPDAKVLVHCIMGMSRSSTLVLAYLMIYHHLPLKRALQKLIQKRAIYPNRNFLALLLDLDLQLIRKKKTCQIL; encoded by the exons ATGCAAGACGTTGGATTTGGACTTAAAATGTCACAAGAATATCTTAGTGTGAAGGATCTGCAGAAAGTTTTGGACTCATGCAAACTACATCTCAGTCAAGTTGACGAGGTCTGGCCAAACATATACATAGGGAATGT GGCAGTAGCCCAAAACAAGACTTCCTTGCAGAAATTAGGTATAACTCATGTATTAAACGCTGCTCACTCCAAGAGAGGCAGCGTAGGGAACCAAAGCTTTTATGGCAACGGCTTTGTGTATTGTGGCATTCCAGCAGATGACTCGACACACTTTGATCTGGATGTTTACTTCAATCCTGCAGCTGATTTCATTCATAAAGCTCTGAAGACACCTGATG cgAAAGTTCTGGTGCACTGCATCATGGGAATGAGCAGGTCATCGACCTTGGTGTTAGCGTACCTCATGATCTACCATCACCTCCCGCTCAAACGGGCTTTGCAGAAATTGATCCAGAAGAGAGCCATCTACCCCAACAGGAATTTCCTGGCTTTGCTGTTGGATCTGGATCTCCAGCtgataagaaaaaagaaaacatgtcagaTCCTGTAA
- the LOC115024566 gene encoding dual specificity protein phosphatase 13-like isoform X2, translated as MQDVGFGLKMSQEYLSVKDLQKVLDSCKLHLSQVDEVWPNIYIGNVAVAQNKTSLQKLADDSTHFDLDVYFNPAADFIHKALKTPDAKVLVHCIMGMSRSSTLVLAYLMIYHHLPLKRALQKLIQKRAIYPNRNFLALLLDLDLQLIRKKKTCQIL; from the exons ATGCAAGACGTTGGATTTGGACTTAAAATGTCACAAGAATATCTTAGTGTGAAGGATCTGCAGAAAGTTTTGGACTCATGCAAACTACATCTCAGTCAAGTTGACGAGGTCTGGCCAAACATATACATAGGGAATGT GGCAGTAGCCCAAAACAAGACTTCCTTGCAGAAATTAG CAGATGACTCGACACACTTTGATCTGGATGTTTACTTCAATCCTGCAGCTGATTTCATTCATAAAGCTCTGAAGACACCTGATG cgAAAGTTCTGGTGCACTGCATCATGGGAATGAGCAGGTCATCGACCTTGGTGTTAGCGTACCTCATGATCTACCATCACCTCCCGCTCAAACGGGCTTTGCAGAAATTGATCCAGAAGAGAGCCATCTACCCCAACAGGAATTTCCTGGCTTTGCTGTTGGATCTGGATCTCCAGCtgataagaaaaaagaaaacatgtcagaTCCTGTAA
- the LOC115024568 gene encoding LOW QUALITY PROTEIN: dual specificity phosphatase DUPD1-like (The sequence of the model RefSeq protein was modified relative to this genomic sequence to represent the inferred CDS: inserted 1 base in 1 codon; deleted 1 base in 1 codon), giving the protein MPRGFSCLGCPEGADDRYVTPPASELQRLMWTKRGTSSHLDEVQHRIFIGDNSFIFFSLQVCKRTLQAHHIXGKFKVNTGPSFYRDTKITYYGIEAFDMPSFNLSPFFYPAANFIKNALSSPTGKVFVHCAMGLSRSSTLVLAYLMIHENMTLVDAIKAVSANRNISPNNGFLEQLRELDKKLHFQGSSRSWRT; this is encoded by the exons ATGCCCAGAGGCTTCAGCTGCTTGGGGTGCCCTGAG GGGGCAGACGACAGGTATGTGACCCCCCCGGCTTCAGAGCTCCAGAGGCTGATGTGGACAAAGAGAGGGACCAGCAGCCATCTGGATGAAGTTCAGCACAGGATCTTTATTGGAGAC aacagtttt ATATTTTTTTCCCTTCAGGTATGCAAGAGGACACTCCAGGCTCACCACA ATGGGAAGTTCAAGGTGAACACAGGCCCCAGCTTCTACAGAGACACCAAAATCACTTATTATGGAATAGAAGCTTTTGACATGCCATCCTTTAACTTGAGTCCCTTCTTTTACCCAGCGGCCAATTTTATCAAGAACGCTTTGAGCTCGCCCACAG GTAAAGTGTTTGTCCACTGTGCAATGGGTCTCAGCCGTTCGTCCACCTTGGTCCTGGCATACCTGATGATCCACGAGAACATGACGCTGGTGGACGCCATCAAAGCTGTCAGCGCCAACAGGAACATCTCACCTAACAATGGTTTTCTGGAGCAGCTCCGAGAGCTGGACAAAAAGCTGCACTTCCAGGGATCATCGAGGAGCTGGCGGACTTGA
- the LOC115024563 gene encoding dual specificity protein phosphatase 13-like: MFHPGTSSIWGKVSNFYISVELNIIFDNYSNNTKVKDMSPEEEPAYLTPPTCDLLSLLLKNRRPTGAVNEVWPNLYIGNAATALDKTLLVDLGITHVLNAADGPRHIDTGPLFYKDTNIQYHGVEAPDCKDFDLSPFFTETADFIHGALSQKGKVLVHCARGISRSATLALAFLVIKERLTLVEAVEAVRRHRNILPNVGFLNQLCHLDSSLALQRKPR, encoded by the exons ATGTTCCATCCAGGAACATCAAGTATATGGGGGAAAGTATCCAACTTTTATATAAGTGTTGAGCTGAATATAATTTTCGATAATTACAGCAACAACACCAAAGTGAAAGATATGAGCCCAGAGGAGGAGCCAGCGTATCTGACACCGCCCACCTGCGATCTGCTCAGCCTTCTGCTGAAGAACAGACGTCCCACCGGAGCTGTCAACGAGGTTTGGCCCAACCTCTACATCGGAAACGC GGCCACAGCTCTGGATAAAACCCTGTTAGTGGATCTGGGAATAACGCACGTGCTGAATGCTGCAGATGGCCCCCGGCACATTGACACTGGGCCACTTTTCTACAAAGACACCAACATACAGTATCATGGAGTAGAAGCACCAGACTGTAAAGATTTTGACTTGAGCCCATTCTTCACTGAGACGGCTGATTTCATTCATGGTGCTCTGAGTCAGAAAG GTAAGGTTCTCGTCCACTGTGCACGAGGAATCAGCCGCTCAGCGACTTTAGCACTGGCCTTCCTCGTGATCAAAGAAAGACTTACCCTCGTAGAGGCTGTGGAGGCTGTTCGCAGGCACAGAAACATTCTTCCTAATGTTGGATTTCTGAATCAACTCTGTCACTTGGATTCTTCCTTGGCCCTGCAGAGGAAACCAAGATAA
- the LOC115024565 gene encoding dual specificity phosphatase DUPD1-like, translating to MASHKSKTGTKINVTKAAKESSPVDEYVTPGGYELEKILNRGSVAYTHVNEVWPNVYIGDEQTAKDKCNLKRLGITHILNAAEGTWNNVDTGAGYYSDMDVVYCGVVAEDVTTFNLSQYFHSAARFIEETLSNPQSKLLVHCVMGRSRSATLFLAYLMICENMTVVDAIERVKKRRRIIPNWGFLKQLRELDMQLLEKREEGTELS from the exons ATGGCTTCTCACAAATCAAAGACTGGCACCAAGATAAATGTTACAAAGGCAGCAAAGGAGTCCAGTCCAGTGGATGAATATGTCACACCTGGGGGCTATGAGCTGGAGAAAATCCTAAACCGTGGGAGTGTGGCTTACACTCATGTCAACGAGGTTTGGCCCAATGTCTACATCGGGGACGA GCAAACTGCAAAGGACAAGTGCAATCTGAAGAGGTTGGGGATTACGCACATCTTGAATGCAGCAGAGGGGACGTGGAACAACGTGGACACCGGAGCTGGTTACTACAGTGACATGGACGTCGTTTACTGTGGTGTGGTAGCAGAAGACGTCACAACATTTAACCTCAGCCAGTATTTCCACTCTGCTGCCCGGTTTATAGAAGAAACATTGAGCAATCCTCAGA GTAAACTGCTTGTGCACTGCGTGATGGGAAGAAGTCGGTCCGCCACACTTTTCCTCGCTTACCTCATGATCTGTGAGAACATGACGGTGGTCGACGCCATCGAGCGCGTGAAGAAACGCAGGAGGATCATCCCCAACTGGGGCTTCCTGAAACAGCTAAGAGAGCTGGACATGCAGCTCCTGGAGAAACGGGAAGAGGGTACAGAGCTGAGCTGA